Proteins encoded in a region of the Streptomyces akebiae genome:
- a CDS encoding alpha/beta hydrolase: MSFGARIKARGVQLLLGRVISRVHQDLRFTDIPARTETLRVDTGAGPVDCTVYRPPTTTPTPAPVYVNFHGGGFVVARPEQDDHICRYIAATAGCVVVNVDYSVAPQRVFPTAVTQAYDVVAWVVENGEAHDWDGSRVAVGGHSAGANLTAGVCRTARARGTFTPRLQIIDSAPLDQVADPATKRSPLAKPLLSPQIMRIFTAAYVPDPADLADPLVSPGLADDLAGLPPALVITAENDRLRDEGDAYAKALAAAGVPVTHRVFEGVDHYFTHTGPVPAGKEAIDLMATSLRTALDAAVPDVA, translated from the coding sequence ATGTCGTTCGGTGCCAGAATCAAGGCCAGAGGGGTTCAGCTGTTGCTCGGCCGCGTCATCAGCCGAGTCCACCAGGACCTGCGCTTCACCGACATCCCGGCGCGGACGGAAACCCTCCGGGTGGACACCGGCGCCGGCCCGGTCGACTGCACCGTCTACCGCCCGCCGACCACCACCCCCACCCCCGCTCCCGTCTACGTCAACTTCCACGGTGGCGGCTTCGTCGTGGCCCGCCCCGAACAGGACGACCACATCTGCCGCTACATCGCCGCCACGGCCGGCTGTGTCGTCGTCAACGTGGACTACTCCGTCGCCCCGCAGCGCGTCTTCCCCACCGCCGTCACCCAGGCCTACGACGTCGTCGCGTGGGTCGTGGAGAACGGCGAGGCCCATGACTGGGACGGCTCACGGGTCGCCGTCGGCGGACACAGCGCGGGGGCCAACCTGACCGCCGGGGTCTGCCGGACGGCCCGTGCCCGGGGCACCTTCACACCGCGCCTCCAGATCATCGACTCCGCGCCGCTCGACCAGGTCGCCGATCCGGCCACCAAGCGGTCCCCCCTCGCCAAGCCGCTGCTCAGCCCTCAGATCATGCGGATCTTCACCGCCGCCTACGTCCCGGATCCGGCCGACCTCGCCGACCCCCTGGTCTCACCCGGACTCGCCGACGACCTCGCCGGACTGCCGCCCGCCCTCGTCATCACCGCCGAGAACGACCGCCTGCGCGACGAGGGCGACGCCTACGCCAAGGCCTTGGCGGCCGCCGGAGTCCCGGTCACCCACCGCGTCTTCGAGGGCGTCGACCACTACTTCACCCACACCGGCCCGGTGCCGGCCGGCAAGGAGGCGATAGACCTGATGGCCACCTCCCTGCGCACCGCCCTCGACGCCGCCGTCCCCGACGTGGCTTGA
- a CDS encoding YihY/virulence factor BrkB family protein: MGTVVHVPQTRDMIGEELSGDEALTALRRYGGRRLLLDAFARFRYADGFSHSRSLAFQVVLGLVPFTIALVGVATTVHTESVGRIIELTVGRIVPGASATLVEDALDATERSAGSGVWNAVAMWLGLAFALLNLASAMGQVERGANRIYGVERDRPFPVKYGRALLLALAAGMPMVLGFLVLVAGNAVGSAVVEALGWSREWLDLWGPLEVPLGVLLAWVASAVIFRWAPRRDQPGYTWLAFGSAVHLVLWVTATWLLALYVAKSGSFGAVYGPLTAFVALLLWANLTGVALFLGIAFAAQLEAARAGITEAVRPDPGPGP, translated from the coding sequence ATGGGGACCGTCGTCCACGTCCCGCAGACGCGGGACATGATCGGGGAGGAACTCTCCGGTGACGAGGCGCTGACCGCGCTGAGGCGCTACGGGGGCCGCCGGCTGCTCCTCGACGCGTTTGCCCGGTTCCGCTACGCGGACGGCTTCAGCCACTCCCGTTCGCTCGCGTTCCAGGTGGTTCTGGGCCTGGTGCCGTTCACCATCGCGCTGGTCGGCGTGGCGACCACCGTGCACACGGAGAGCGTGGGGCGGATCATCGAACTCACCGTGGGCCGGATCGTGCCGGGCGCCAGCGCGACTCTGGTCGAGGACGCGCTGGACGCCACCGAGCGCAGCGCCGGTTCCGGTGTCTGGAACGCCGTCGCCATGTGGCTGGGACTGGCCTTCGCCCTGCTCAACCTCGCCTCGGCGATGGGACAGGTGGAGCGGGGCGCCAACCGCATCTACGGCGTCGAACGCGACCGTCCTTTCCCGGTCAAGTACGGGCGGGCCCTGCTCCTCGCCCTCGCGGCGGGCATGCCGATGGTCCTGGGGTTCCTCGTGCTCGTCGCCGGGAACGCCGTGGGGAGCGCGGTGGTGGAGGCCCTCGGCTGGTCGCGGGAGTGGCTCGACCTGTGGGGCCCCCTCGAAGTACCGCTGGGCGTCCTGCTCGCCTGGGTCGCGTCGGCGGTGATCTTCCGCTGGGCCCCGCGCAGGGACCAACCGGGTTACACCTGGCTCGCGTTCGGCTCGGCGGTCCACCTGGTCCTGTGGGTCACGGCCACGTGGCTGCTGGCGCTCTACGTCGCGAAGAGCGGATCCTTCGGTGCCGTGTACGGACCGCTGACGGCGTTCGTCGCCCTGCTGCTGTGGGCCAACCTGACGGGGGTGGCGCTGTTCCTGGGGATCGCGTTCGCCGCCCAACTCGAAGCGGCGCGCGCCGGAATCACCGAGGCGGTGCGGCCGGATCCGGGGCCGGGACCGTGA
- a CDS encoding HemK2/MTQ2 family protein methyltransferase translates to MAALTLMSMSTLLLTPPGVYAPQGDTELLMRALRREDIDSSTDVLDLGTGSGAVAVQAARLGARVTAVDISWLCVFTARVNALLARRRVRVRHGDLAMAVTGRTYDLVISNPPYVPSPADRPPRGGRARAWEGGRDGRVFVDRLCAAAPAMLRPGGTLLVVHSDLCGTDATLRGFEERGLRASVVDRAEVPYGPVLRARRPWLVRQGLIGEDDSREELVVVRAKRP, encoded by the coding sequence ATGGCGGCGCTCACGCTGATGTCGATGTCGACGCTGTTGCTCACCCCGCCGGGTGTGTACGCCCCGCAAGGGGACACCGAACTGCTCATGCGCGCCCTGCGTCGAGAGGACATCGACTCCTCGACCGACGTACTCGACCTGGGGACCGGCAGCGGCGCCGTCGCCGTGCAGGCGGCGCGTCTGGGCGCCAGGGTGACCGCCGTGGACATCTCCTGGCTCTGCGTGTTCACGGCGCGCGTCAACGCGCTGCTCGCCCGTCGGCGGGTCCGTGTCCGGCACGGTGACCTCGCCATGGCGGTCACGGGGCGCACGTACGACCTCGTGATCAGCAATCCGCCCTATGTGCCCTCACCCGCCGACCGGCCGCCGCGCGGGGGCCGGGCCCGGGCATGGGAGGGCGGCCGGGACGGCCGGGTGTTCGTGGACCGCCTCTGCGCGGCGGCACCCGCGATGCTCCGCCCGGGAGGGACCCTGCTGGTCGTCCATTCGGACCTGTGCGGCACCGACGCCACGCTGCGGGGCTTCGAGGAGCGCGGACTGCGTGCCTCGGTCGTCGACCGGGCCGAGGTGCCGTACGGTCCGGTGCTGCGCGCCCGCCGCCCCTGGCTCGTCCGACAGGGCCTGATCGGAGAGGACGACAGCCGGGAGGAACTGGTGGTCGTCCGCGCCAAGCGCCCCTGA
- a CDS encoding DUF6480 family protein → MTTPDPGPRRTPGVDAHGGVPPGETPPGEGGTYGISHPEPPAPRRGWGSMTLVLILVIVALMAIGLVGMAVVL, encoded by the coding sequence ATGACGACTCCTGATCCCGGCCCCCGGCGAACGCCGGGAGTCGACGCACACGGTGGTGTGCCACCCGGTGAGACACCCCCCGGCGAAGGGGGCACCTACGGGATCTCCCATCCGGAACCGCCCGCACCGCGCCGGGGATGGGGGTCCATGACCCTCGTCCTGATCCTCGTGATCGTGGCGCTGATGGCGATCGGGCTCGTCGGTATGGCGGTGGTCCTCTGA
- a CDS encoding MBL fold metallo-hydrolase — protein MKVHHLNCGTMLPLTGALVCHVLLVETPGGLVLVDSGFGLRDIAEPGRRLGTSRHLVRPVLRAEETAARQVEALGFRRDDVRHIVVTHFDFDHIGGLSDFPDAQVHTTAAEALGAIVSPSRRERSRYRSAQWAHGPKLVEHTPDGEAWRGFAAAKELDAVAPGIVLVSLPGHTRGHACVAVDTGSGWILHAGDAFFHRGTIDGRSPVPGALRAVENLLAHDLKQVRANHARLAELHRRADADLTVVNAHDPVLYERVRTAP, from the coding sequence GTGAAGGTGCACCACCTCAACTGCGGGACCATGCTGCCGCTCACCGGCGCGCTGGTCTGCCACGTCCTGCTCGTCGAGACGCCGGGCGGACTGGTGCTGGTGGACTCCGGGTTCGGGCTGCGCGACATCGCCGAGCCCGGACGCCGGCTGGGTACCTCCCGGCATCTGGTCAGGCCCGTGCTCCGGGCCGAGGAGACGGCCGCGCGGCAGGTCGAGGCCCTCGGGTTCCGGCGGGACGACGTGCGGCACATCGTCGTCACCCATTTCGACTTCGACCACATCGGCGGCCTGTCCGACTTTCCCGACGCCCAGGTCCACACGACCGCGGCCGAGGCCCTGGGTGCCATCGTCTCCCCGTCCCGGCGGGAACGGTCCCGGTACCGGTCGGCGCAGTGGGCCCACGGGCCGAAGCTCGTCGAGCACACTCCGGACGGCGAGGCGTGGCGCGGATTCGCCGCCGCCAAGGAACTCGACGCCGTCGCCCCGGGAATCGTCCTCGTGTCCCTGCCGGGGCACACCCGCGGTCACGCCTGCGTCGCGGTCGACACCGGAAGCGGCTGGATCCTGCACGCCGGTGACGCCTTCTTCCACCGCGGAACGATCGACGGGCGCTCCCCCGTCCCCGGCGCCCTGCGCGCCGTGGAGAACCTGCTGGCGCACGACCTGAAGCAGGTGCGCGCCAACCACGCCCGCCTCGCCGAGCTGCACCGCCGGGCCGACGCCGATCTCACGGTCGTCAACGCGCACGACCCCGTCCTGTACGAGCGCGTCCGCACCGCGCCGTAG
- a CDS encoding ATP-binding protein, with amino-acid sequence MGSNADGDGCSGPDTYLMRAGYALGGEDGCIADARHHALAFLDRAHADHDLPVSARVRDLTQLVVSELVTNARKYAPGPVLLELRVTVDSVDIVVWDSDPTVPAARAADPDRIGQHGLEIVKAVTEDLFVEREPVGKRITARIALADPPGRGR; translated from the coding sequence GTGGGATCGAATGCCGACGGCGACGGCTGTAGCGGGCCGGACACCTATCTGATGCGCGCCGGATACGCCCTGGGGGGCGAGGACGGCTGCATCGCCGATGCCCGCCACCACGCCCTCGCCTTCCTCGACCGCGCCCACGCCGATCACGACCTGCCCGTCTCCGCGCGAGTACGGGACCTCACGCAACTGGTGGTCAGCGAACTGGTCACCAACGCCCGCAAGTACGCCCCCGGCCCCGTACTCCTGGAACTGCGGGTCACCGTCGACAGCGTGGACATCGTCGTGTGGGACAGCGACCCCACGGTGCCCGCGGCCCGCGCCGCCGACCCCGACCGGATCGGGCAGCACGGGCTGGAGATCGTCAAGGCCGTCACCGAGGATCTCTTCGTCGAACGGGAACCGGTGGGCAAGCGCATCACGGCACGCATCGCGCTGGCCGACCCGCCCGGCAGGGGCCGGTAG
- a CDS encoding alpha/beta fold hydrolase has translation MRLHTREWGAGDRTALLVHGIMSDSRTWRRVAPALADRGYRVIAVDLRGHGLSPRGAYSPRLFADDLVDTLPRQADLALGHSLGGLALSLAVERLRPRRAVYSDPAWASAGPEVGPEVFAAFKHATRARTAALNPRWDPEDVDIEMATLAAWDAGSAHFLGGRPLTGFLPDRPVVPSLLQLADPSFLIGPEAADRLGADGFTVRTVPGAGHTIHRDDFDGFMKSLDGWT, from the coding sequence GTGCGGCTGCACACCCGTGAATGGGGCGCCGGTGACCGGACCGCCCTGCTCGTCCACGGCATCATGTCCGACTCCCGCACCTGGCGCCGGGTCGCCCCGGCGCTCGCGGACCGCGGCTACCGGGTGATCGCCGTGGACCTGCGCGGCCACGGGCTCTCACCGCGCGGCGCCTACAGCCCGCGGCTCTTCGCCGACGACCTCGTCGACACCCTGCCCCGCCAGGCCGACCTGGCGCTGGGGCACTCCCTGGGCGGGCTCGCCCTCTCCCTCGCCGTCGAACGGCTGCGGCCCCGGCGGGCGGTCTACTCGGACCCGGCCTGGGCGTCGGCCGGCCCCGAGGTCGGCCCCGAGGTGTTCGCCGCCTTCAAACACGCCACCCGCGCCCGGACGGCCGCGCTCAACCCACGCTGGGACCCCGAGGACGTCGACATCGAGATGGCCACACTGGCCGCCTGGGACGCCGGCTCCGCGCACTTCCTCGGTGGACGCCCGCTCACCGGCTTCCTCCCCGACCGCCCCGTCGTCCCCTCCCTCCTCCAACTCGCCGACCCCAGCTTCCTGATCGGACCCGAGGCCGCCGACCGCCTCGGGGCCGACGGCTTCACGGTCCGTACGGTCCCCGGGGCGGGCCACACCATCCACCGGGACGACTTCGACGGCTTCATGAAGTCCCTCGACGGCTGGACCTGA
- a CDS encoding CBS domain-containing protein produces the protein MTQHVSDLMTSAPVTVEPQTSVATVARMMRDEDIGAVLVTEGERLRGLVSDRDLVVRTVAEGGDPNRTTVADACSDDLVTVGPDDDVRRAVDLMREHSVRRMPVVDEEQHPVGIVSLGDLAIERDPESALGDISSTKPNK, from the coding sequence ATGACTCAGCATGTCAGCGACCTGATGACAAGCGCCCCGGTGACCGTCGAGCCGCAGACGTCGGTGGCGACCGTGGCCCGGATGATGCGCGACGAGGACATCGGCGCCGTTCTGGTCACCGAGGGCGAGCGGCTGCGGGGGCTGGTCAGCGACCGCGACCTGGTGGTCCGCACGGTGGCCGAGGGTGGCGACCCGAACCGGACGACCGTGGCGGACGCGTGCAGCGACGACCTCGTCACGGTCGGCCCCGACGACGACGTCCGCCGCGCGGTGGACCTGATGCGTGAGCACTCGGTCCGCCGTATGCCGGTCGTCGACGAGGAGCAGCACCCGGTGGGCATCGTCTCCCTCGGGGACCTGGCCATCGAGCGCGACCCCGAGTCGGCCCTCGGTGACATCAGCTCCACGAAGCCCAACAAGTAG
- a CDS encoding DUF6003 family protein encodes MTDDAYLFLLDDESVPLGVAPAAVEDLACMETPAVRAWLDAHGTTPTSARLRLLPPEETGSIPEEAERLPVPLSDEELSRVRHRLAPEPLALIEEELLAYRDCADGRDGLIGRALAAGVPPHRIVELTGMDPDTVTAAASG; translated from the coding sequence ATGACCGACGACGCCTATCTGTTCCTGCTCGACGACGAGTCCGTGCCGCTCGGCGTGGCCCCCGCCGCCGTCGAGGATCTCGCGTGCATGGAGACCCCCGCGGTGCGCGCGTGGCTGGACGCTCATGGGACCACGCCGACCTCCGCGCGACTGCGCCTGCTGCCGCCGGAGGAGACGGGGTCCATTCCCGAGGAGGCGGAGCGGCTGCCCGTCCCGCTGAGCGACGAGGAACTGAGCCGGGTCCGCCACCGGTTGGCGCCGGAACCGCTCGCCCTGATCGAGGAGGAGCTGCTCGCCTACCGGGACTGCGCGGACGGCCGGGACGGCCTGATCGGACGCGCCCTGGCCGCGGGCGTGCCACCGCACCGCATCGTCGAGCTGACGGGGATGGACCCCGACACGGTGACGGCCGCGGCGAGCGGCTGA
- a CDS encoding SulP family inorganic anion transporter, which yields MTTQRKSRGLLSRVRAVPGVRAVSSYRREWLVKDLVAGVVLTTLLVPQGMAYAELAGLPPITGLYTTVLCLLGYAVCGPSRILVLGPDSSLGPMIAATVLPLVAADGDPDRAVALASMLALMVAAVMILASVAKLGFIADLISKPTMIGYMNGLALTILIGQLPKLLGFKVEADHLIGECVGFVRELADGAAVPAAAAVGCGGIVVILVLQRFLPKVPAVLVMVVLAIAAATAFDLGAHGVSLVGELPDGFPPFTIPDIRLSDLAPLVGGALGIALVSLADTISNASAFAARTGQEVRGNQEMTGVGVANLAAGLFQGFPVSTSGSRTAVAERAGARSQLTGVVGAALIVLMLVLVPGLFRDLPQPALAAVVITASLSLADIPGAVRLWRQRRAEFLLCLAAFLGVALLGVLPGIAVAVGLSVLNVFRRAWWPYNTVLGRVRDLEGYHDVRSYPRAGQLPGLVIYRFDAPLFFANAKTFRDEVRRLASAEPRPSWILIAAEPMTDVDTTAADVLEELDEDLNARHVHLVFAELKDPVRRKIERYGLTRTLDPRHFFPTVESAVAAYRLRTGAEWGPPPTEER from the coding sequence GTGACAACCCAGCGCAAGAGTCGAGGGCTTCTCTCCCGGGTGCGGGCGGTTCCCGGGGTCCGTGCGGTGTCGTCCTACCGGCGCGAGTGGCTGGTCAAGGACCTGGTCGCGGGGGTCGTCCTGACGACGCTGCTGGTGCCGCAGGGCATGGCGTACGCCGAGCTGGCGGGCCTGCCGCCCATCACCGGTCTCTACACGACGGTGCTCTGCCTGCTCGGGTACGCGGTGTGCGGGCCGTCCCGGATCCTGGTGCTGGGCCCGGACTCCTCGCTCGGGCCGATGATCGCCGCCACCGTGCTGCCCCTGGTGGCGGCGGACGGGGACCCCGACCGGGCCGTCGCGCTGGCGTCGATGCTGGCGCTGATGGTGGCGGCCGTCATGATCCTGGCGTCGGTGGCCAAGCTCGGTTTCATCGCCGACCTGATCTCCAAACCGACGATGATCGGCTACATGAACGGCCTGGCCCTGACCATCCTGATCGGTCAGCTGCCCAAGCTGCTCGGCTTCAAGGTCGAGGCGGACCATCTGATCGGCGAGTGCGTCGGGTTCGTCCGGGAACTCGCCGACGGGGCGGCGGTGCCGGCCGCCGCCGCGGTCGGCTGCGGCGGGATCGTCGTGATCCTTGTCCTGCAGCGCTTCCTGCCGAAGGTCCCCGCGGTGCTCGTGATGGTGGTCCTGGCGATCGCCGCTGCCACGGCCTTCGACCTCGGCGCACACGGTGTCAGCCTGGTCGGCGAACTGCCCGACGGTTTCCCGCCGTTCACGATCCCCGACATCCGGCTCTCCGACCTCGCCCCGCTGGTCGGCGGGGCCCTGGGCATCGCCCTGGTGTCCCTGGCCGACACCATCTCCAACGCGTCGGCCTTCGCGGCCCGTACGGGGCAGGAGGTCCGCGGCAACCAGGAGATGACCGGGGTCGGGGTGGCGAATCTGGCGGCCGGTCTCTTCCAGGGCTTCCCGGTCAGCACGAGCGGGTCCCGGACGGCCGTGGCGGAGCGCGCGGGGGCCAGGAGTCAGCTCACCGGGGTCGTCGGAGCGGCACTGATTGTCCTCATGCTGGTGCTGGTTCCGGGTCTGTTCCGTGATCTGCCCCAGCCGGCCCTGGCAGCCGTGGTCATCACCGCGTCGCTCTCCCTGGCGGACATTCCGGGGGCGGTACGGCTGTGGCGGCAGCGCCGGGCGGAGTTCCTGCTCTGCCTCGCGGCCTTCCTGGGCGTGGCCCTGCTGGGCGTACTGCCCGGCATCGCCGTCGCCGTGGGGCTGTCCGTCCTCAATGTCTTCCGGCGCGCCTGGTGGCCCTACAACACCGTGCTGGGGCGGGTGCGGGACCTGGAGGGCTACCACGACGTCCGCTCCTACCCCCGGGCCGGTCAGTTGCCGGGCCTGGTGATCTACCGGTTCGACGCACCGCTCTTCTTCGCCAACGCCAAGACCTTCCGCGACGAGGTCAGGCGCCTGGCCTCGGCCGAGCCGCGGCCGAGCTGGATCCTGATCGCGGCGGAGCCGATGACCGACGTCGACACCACCGCCGCCGACGTGCTGGAGGAGCTCGACGAGGACCTCAACGCCCGGCATGTGCATCTGGTGTTCGCCGAGCTCAAGGACCCGGTACGACGCAAGATCGAGCGGTACGGCCTCACCCGCACCCTCGACCCCCGGCACTTCTTCCCCACGGTGGAGTCCGCCGTCGCCGCGTACCGCCTGCGCACCGGAGCGGAATGGGGCCCACCGCCGACCGAGGAACGATGA
- a CDS encoding DUF1775 domain-containing protein has translation MPRSTLLRTLRRSGALAAVALASVVAVAGPAAAHADVEAEGARALDQNVELTFSAASESTTAGITKLEVILPEGLVPADITYEKGPDGWKFAPTSRGYTVSGEKRAVGEDVEYVVTVRQLPDAESLVFKTLQSYSDGKVDRWIELEESEEDGHHGHPAPRLDLKAAAPGAKPASPTPSEEPTTAAPETEATPESDARTPSAQPAADSTDGDDGLSPAVPLGIGAAVLVAVGGGVWWLRSRRGGTA, from the coding sequence GTGCCTCGCTCCACCCTGCTGCGTACCCTGCGTCGATCCGGCGCGCTCGCCGCGGTCGCCCTCGCGTCCGTCGTCGCCGTCGCGGGGCCCGCCGCGGCCCATGCGGATGTCGAGGCCGAGGGTGCCCGCGCCCTCGACCAGAACGTCGAACTGACCTTCTCCGCCGCGTCGGAGTCCACCACGGCCGGCATCACCAAGCTGGAGGTGATCCTCCCCGAGGGCCTCGTCCCGGCCGACATCACCTACGAGAAGGGCCCGGACGGCTGGAAGTTCGCCCCCACCAGCCGGGGCTACACCGTCTCGGGCGAGAAGCGCGCGGTGGGGGAGGACGTCGAATACGTCGTCACCGTACGGCAGCTGCCCGACGCCGAGTCGCTGGTCTTCAAGACCCTGCAGTCCTACAGCGACGGCAAGGTGGACCGCTGGATCGAACTGGAGGAGTCCGAGGAGGACGGCCACCACGGCCACCCCGCTCCCCGCCTGGACCTGAAGGCCGCCGCGCCCGGCGCGAAGCCCGCCAGCCCGACACCCTCCGAGGAGCCCACGACGGCCGCCCCCGAGACGGAGGCCACGCCGGAGTCGGACGCGCGGACGCCGTCGGCTCAGCCCGCGGCGGACAGCACGGACGGCGACGACGGTCTCTCCCCGGCCGTGCCGCTGGGCATCGGCGCGGCCGTCCTCGTCGCGGTCGGGGGCGGAGTGTGGTGGCTGCGGAGCCGGCGCGGCGGAACCGCCTGA
- a CDS encoding hydroxysqualene dehydroxylase, whose translation MVTDGKGWAMDALGGTTRRGFLGTATAAGGAVALGTTRRAAAQDGAAPPTVAVLGGGVAGLTAAHELAERGFRVTVYERKALGGKARSMDVPDSGTGGRAPLPGEHGFRFIPGIYHNLPDTMRRIPFPGNAQGVHDNLVAPKEMLFARSGGREDIRIPLPWPDNSPAELTPDEIRRAVTSVLDTAFNLPLHEALYFANRFLVFLTSCDERRDETWERTPWWEFVRAGQMSYDYQRILAVGITRNIVATKAEEASTRTVATLLEAFAFNLLGRGADGPLDRILDAPTNEAWIDPWVTYLRSLGVEFRVGWTVRDLTLEEGRIGGAVVEDPAGARRTVTADHYISAMPVEHARRTWNSAVRAADPQLAACDRLQTDWMTGIQFYLTERTPILHGHLDLIDSPWSLTAIAQAQHWPRHDFPADFGDGTVADCLSVDVSEWDRPGILYGKTAKQCTRTEVAREVWAQLKAALNDTGRTVLKDSVLHSWFLDPAVDGLGTPNPVNEEQLLIHPTGTFHHRPRSATRIPNLFLSGDYVAVPIDLATMEGANTSARQAVNALLDRTGSSAERCTVTPLYRAPEFEALKRHDRTRYLLRLPNLFDLG comes from the coding sequence ATGGTTACCGACGGTAAGGGGTGGGCGATGGACGCGCTGGGCGGCACCACACGCAGAGGGTTCCTGGGTACGGCGACGGCCGCCGGTGGCGCCGTCGCCCTGGGCACCACCCGGCGGGCCGCGGCCCAGGACGGTGCCGCTCCTCCGACCGTGGCCGTCCTCGGCGGGGGCGTCGCCGGGCTCACGGCGGCGCACGAACTCGCCGAACGCGGTTTCCGGGTGACGGTCTACGAACGCAAGGCGCTGGGCGGCAAGGCCCGCAGCATGGACGTACCGGACAGCGGTACGGGCGGCCGCGCCCCGTTGCCCGGAGAACACGGCTTCCGCTTCATCCCGGGGATCTATCACAACCTGCCCGACACCATGCGCCGCATCCCCTTCCCGGGCAACGCCCAGGGCGTGCACGACAACCTCGTGGCCCCCAAGGAGATGCTGTTCGCCCGGTCCGGCGGCCGCGAGGACATCAGGATCCCGCTGCCCTGGCCGGACAACAGCCCCGCCGAACTCACCCCCGACGAGATCCGCCGGGCCGTCACCTCGGTGCTCGACACCGCCTTCAACCTCCCGCTCCACGAGGCCCTCTACTTCGCCAACCGCTTCCTGGTCTTCCTCACCAGTTGCGACGAACGCCGCGACGAGACCTGGGAGCGGACGCCGTGGTGGGAGTTCGTACGGGCCGGGCAGATGTCGTACGACTACCAGCGGATCCTGGCCGTCGGCATCACCCGCAACATCGTGGCCACCAAGGCGGAGGAGGCCAGTACCCGTACGGTCGCCACCCTGCTGGAGGCCTTCGCCTTCAACCTGCTGGGGCGGGGCGCGGACGGACCGCTGGACCGGATCCTCGACGCGCCCACCAACGAGGCCTGGATCGATCCGTGGGTGACGTATCTGAGGTCGCTCGGGGTCGAGTTCCGGGTCGGCTGGACCGTACGGGACCTGACCCTGGAGGAGGGCCGGATCGGCGGGGCCGTCGTGGAGGATCCGGCGGGCGCCCGGCGGACCGTCACCGCCGACCACTACATCTCGGCCATGCCGGTCGAGCACGCCCGTCGCACCTGGAACTCCGCCGTACGCGCCGCCGATCCCCAACTGGCCGCGTGCGACCGGCTGCAGACCGACTGGATGACCGGCATCCAGTTCTATCTGACCGAGCGTACGCCGATCCTGCACGGCCATCTCGACCTCATCGACTCCCCCTGGTCGCTGACCGCGATCGCGCAGGCGCAGCACTGGCCGAGGCACGACTTCCCCGCCGACTTCGGTGACGGCACGGTCGCGGACTGCCTCTCCGTGGACGTCTCCGAGTGGGACCGGCCGGGCATCCTCTACGGGAAGACGGCCAAGCAGTGCACCCGCACCGAGGTCGCCCGCGAGGTGTGGGCGCAGCTGAAGGCGGCGCTCAACGACACCGGACGTACGGTTCTGAAGGACTCCGTCCTGCATTCCTGGTTCCTCGATCCGGCGGTGGACGGACTCGGCACCCCGAACCCGGTCAACGAGGAGCAGTTGCTCATCCATCCGACGGGGACCTTCCACCACCGTCCCCGATCCGCGACGAGGATTCCCAACCTCTTCCTGTCCGGCGACTACGTGGCCGTGCCCATCGACCTGGCAACCATGGAGGGCGCCAACACCTCGGCCCGGCAGGCCGTCAACGCCCTGCTGGACCGGACCGGTTCGTCCGCCGAACGGTGCACCGTCACCCCGCTGTACCGGGCGCCGGAGTTCGAGGCCCTCAAGCGCCACGACCGCACCCGGTACCTCCTGCGGCTGCCGAACCTCTTCGACCTGGGCTGA